In Hevea brasiliensis isolate MT/VB/25A 57/8 chromosome 13, ASM3005281v1, whole genome shotgun sequence, a single genomic region encodes these proteins:
- the LOC110655816 gene encoding polyadenylate-binding protein 1 isoform X1, giving the protein MDQHEEQEHEVYGTEMPDEGEMDADIDMSSRPEEEEDHGPNSKDLEDMKKRLKEIEEEAGALREMQAKVEKEMGAVQDASSGSASQAEKEEVDSRSIYVGNVDYACTPEEVQQHFQSCGTVNRVTILTDKFGQPKGFAYVEFVEIDAVQNALLLNESELHGRQLKVSAKRTNIPGMKQYRGRFPNPYGFRSRRPFMPAPPFYPAYGYGRFPRFRRPMRYRPY; this is encoded by the exons ATGGATCAGCATGAAGAGCAAGAGCATGAGGTGTACGGGACTGAAATGCCTGACGAGGGAGAGATGGACGCCGATATCGACATGTCTTCGAGGCCTGAAGAAGAAGAGGACCATGGTCCTAACTCCAAG GATTTGGAGGACATGAAGAAGAGACTGAAGGAGATCGAAGAAGAAGCTGGCGCTCTCCGTGAAATGCAGGCCAAGGTTGAGAAGGAGATGGGAGCTGTCCAAG ATGCCTCAAGTGGTTCTGCAAGTCAAGCTGAAAAGGAAGAGGTGGATTCCCGCTCTATTTATGTTGGTAAT GTAGACTATGCCTGTACACCTGAAGAAGTGCAGCAGCATTTTCAATCCTGTGGAACAGTTAACAGAGTGACAATCTTGACTGACAAGTTTGGTCAGCCAAAAGGATTTGCTTATGTTGAATTTGTTGAAATTGATGCCGTTCAAAATGCTCTTTTGTTAAATGAATCCGAACTGCATGGCCGTCAGTTAAAG GTCTCTGCTAAGAGAACTAATATTCCTGGAATGAAGCAATATCGAGGAAGGTTTCCCAATCCTTATGGCTTCAGATCTCGAAGGCCATTCATGCCTGCTCCGCCCTTCTATCCCGCATATGGTTATGG GAGGTTTCCAAGGTTCAGGAGACCCATGCGTTACAGACCATACTAA
- the LOC110655816 gene encoding polyadenylate-binding protein 1 isoform X2, whose product MPQVVLQVKLKRKRWIPALFMLVDYACTPEEVQQHFQSCGTVNRVTILTDKFGQPKGFAYVEFVEIDAVQNALLLNESELHGRQLKVSAKRTNIPGMKQYRGRFPNPYGFRSRRPFMPAPPFYPAYGYGRFPRFRRPMRYRPY is encoded by the exons ATGCCTCAAGTGGTTCTGCAAGTCAAGCTGAAAAGGAAGAGGTGGATTCCCGCTCTATTTATGTTG GTAGACTATGCCTGTACACCTGAAGAAGTGCAGCAGCATTTTCAATCCTGTGGAACAGTTAACAGAGTGACAATCTTGACTGACAAGTTTGGTCAGCCAAAAGGATTTGCTTATGTTGAATTTGTTGAAATTGATGCCGTTCAAAATGCTCTTTTGTTAAATGAATCCGAACTGCATGGCCGTCAGTTAAAG GTCTCTGCTAAGAGAACTAATATTCCTGGAATGAAGCAATATCGAGGAAGGTTTCCCAATCCTTATGGCTTCAGATCTCGAAGGCCATTCATGCCTGCTCCGCCCTTCTATCCCGCATATGGTTATGG GAGGTTTCCAAGGTTCAGGAGACCCATGCGTTACAGACCATACTAA